A region of Helicoverpa zea isolate HzStark_Cry1AcR chromosome 16, ilHelZeax1.1, whole genome shotgun sequence DNA encodes the following proteins:
- the LOC124637581 gene encoding uncharacterized protein LOC124637581, with the protein MLSKNKKEQLLLDNVGLYNVHIGDFIQNIRHSKMVGQASRQFSLEDILREKQVQHVVRQCVGADTWRVQACHVRAATDGLAGFLGDHLRATLQVAVDGQLKDIHLFIKCIPMNNRPKAEFIDSNNYFKREQYMFQLLEEIRDEKDPYPWCPRAYIYTDSIIVMPDLAVEGYTTRHYLETLDLPHMMLGTATLARFHAAFTNYETRQSIINNRPYNSNEVLGNLLVEPAFCDSPFMKTCAKLTADFLKVFSTKLYRNLPNLEEKIAKQFLVACEGVKEWKGTLNVLIHKDLWVNNMMFKYEDNVPTNAIILDFQLLRYAPPAFDLMTFVYLTTSRSFREKHEKQIYDHYFSVFCDNLDEDSKQRMKDLGYDRDSFLWWCERARMFGVVEPAAINPFILMDPKTAQKTFDDPETYHRVVNEDRSEPVLQYATSCSAYRDRLLEVFEEFVERYILS; encoded by the exons ATGTTATCGAAGAACAAAAAGGAGCAGTTATTATTAGATAATGTTGGACTATATAACGTGCACATTGGTGACTTCATTCAGAACATAAGGCACAGCAAGATGGTGGGTCAGGCTAGTAGACAGTTCTCGTTGGAAGACATCTTGCGTGAGAAGCAAGTGCAGCACGTGGTGCGTCAGTGCGTGGGAGCGGACACGTGGCGGGTGCAGGCATGTCACGTCCGAGCAGCCACCGACGGGCTCGCCGGCTTCCTCGGAGACCATCTCCGCGCTACCCTGCAGGTCGCAGTGGACGGACAGCTCAAGGACATACATCTGTTCATCAAGTGCATCCCCATGAACAACCGCCCGAAGGCGGAGTTCATCGACTCAAATAACTACTTCAAGAGAGAACAGTACATGTTTCAGTTGCTGGAAGAGATTCGGGATGAAAAAG ATCCCTACCCGTGGTGTCCGCGAGCCTACATCTACACGGACTCGATCATCGTGATGCCTGACCTGGCGGTGGAGGGGTACACCACTCGCCATTACTTGGAGACGCTGGACCTCCCGCACATGATGCTGGGCACCGCCACCCTCGCTCGCTTCCACGCAGCATTCACCAACTACGAGACGCGGCAGAGCATCATTAATAACCGCCCTTACAACAGCAATGAAGTTCTTGGTAACCTGCTGGTCGAACCTGCCTTCTGTGATTCTCCCTTCATGAAAACCTGCGCCAAATTGACTGCTGACTTCCTCAAGGTTTTCTCTACCAAATTATATAGAAACTTACCTAACTTGGAGGAAAAGATAGCGAAGCAGTTCTTGGTAGCATGTGAAGGCGTTAAAGAATGGAAGGGCACCCTCAACGTGCTGATCCACAAGGACTTGTGGGTGAACAACATGATGTTCAAGTACGAGGACAACGTGCCTACCAACGCCATCATCTTGGACTTCCAGCTGCTGCGGTACGCGCCGCCCGCCTTCGATCTCATGACATTCGTGTACTTGACCACATCGAGGAGCTTCAGAGAAAAACATGAGAAACAAATCTACGATCACTACTTCTCGGTGTTTTGCGATAATTTAGACGAGGACTCTAAACAGAGGATGAAAGATTTGGGGTACGATAGGGATAGTTTCTTATGGTGGTGTGAGCGAGCTCGCATGTTCGGGGTGGTGGAGCCGGCTGCCATCAACCCGTTCATCCTGATGGACCCGAAGACCGCGCAGAAGACGTTCGACGACCCGGAGACGTACCACCGGGTGGTGAACGAGGACCGCTCGGAGCCGGTGCTGCAGTATGCCACCTCCTGCAGCGCCTACCGCGACCGACTGCTCGAGGTGTTCGAGGAGTTCGTCGAGAGGTACATACTCAGCTAA